In the genome of Bosea sp. BIWAKO-01, the window TCGCCCGACAGCAAGACCTCGCCACCGGCGATGCGCCCCGGCGGATCGATCAGGCCGATGATCGCGGAACCGGTGACTGACTTGCCCGCGCCGGATTCGCCGACGACACCGAGCACTTCGCCGCGTGCGATATCGAAGGAGATCTTGTCGAGCGCGCGCAAGGAGCCGCGCCGCGTCACGAATTCGACGGTCAGGTCACGGACGGAAAGAACGGGGACGGTCATCTGGTCACCTCAGCCGCGGATTGAGCGCATCGCGCAGCCAGTCGCCGAGCAGGTTCACCGCCAGCACCAGGATCGCCAGGGTCACGCCGGGAAAGGCGACGATCCACCAGTCGCCGGAAAACAGGTAGCGGTTGCCGATGCTGATCAGAGTGCCGAGCGAGGGCTGCGTCGGCGGCAGGCCGACACCCAGGAAGGATAACGTCGCCTCGGTGATGACGGCGAGCGCCAGATTGATCGTCAGGATGACGAGAACCGGGCCGATCACGTTGGGCAGGACGTGGCGCAGCATGATCAGCGGCGCCGGCAGCCCGACGAGGCGTGCCGCCTGGACATAGTCCTTGTTGCGTTCGACCAGCGTCGAGCCACGCACGGTGCGGGCATATTGCACCCAGAAGGACAGGCCGATCGAGATGACCAGAACATAGATCGCCGTGTCCTCGCGCGAGGCGCTCTTGAAGATGCCCCGGACGACACCATCGATCAGGAGCGCGATCAGGATCGCCGGGAAGGTGAGCTGGACATCGGCGATGCGCATGATCAGCGAATCGACACGTCCGCCGAGATAGCCCGCGAGCAGGCCGAGCGTGATGCCGATCGAGGCGGCGAGGATCACTCCGAGACCGCCCACCACCAGCGAGACGCGCAGGCCGTAGAGAATGGCCGAATAGAGATCCCGCCCCTGGTCGTCGGTGCCGAAGATGAAGCGGGCCTCCCCGCCCTGCTGCCAGGCCGGCGGGATGTTGGCGTCGGCGAGGAAGACGGAGGCCGGGTCGAAGGGATTGGTCGGTGCGATCCAAGGCGAGAAGGCCGCGCCGATGAACAGCAGCAGCACGACGAAGGCAGCGACCATCGTCACCTTGGAGCGCAGGAAGCTGGCGAGAATGTCGCTGTCGAGGAAGCGTTCCCAGCGGGTCGGGATCTTCTCGGGCGAAGCGGGCGGCTGAGTGGTCATGCTCATGGTTTCAACTCTCCACCGGCTCAGTGTGCGCCGATCGTCGCGCGCAGGCGCGGATCGACGGCGGCATAAAGCAGGTCGACGACCAGGTTGATGCTGACGAACAGGAAGGAGATCAGCATCAGATAGGCAGCCATGATCGGGATATCGACGTTCTGGACGGCCCGCAGGAAGAGCAGGCCCATGCCCGGCCACTGGAACACCGTCTCGGTGATGATGGCGAAGGCGATGATCGAGCCGAGCTGCAGTCCGGCGATGGTGATGACCGGAACCAGCGTGTTCTTGAGCGCATGGCCGAAATTGACCGTCCGGGTGCGCAACCCGCGCGCCCGGGCGAACTTGATGTAGTCGGCTCGCAGCACTTCGAGCATCTCGGCGCGGACGAGGCGCATGATCAGCGTCATCTGGAACAGGCCGAGCGTGATCGAGGGCAGGATCAGCGCCTTGAGGCCGGACACGGTCAACAGGCCTGTCGTCCACCAGCTGCCGATCTTCACGACCTCGCCGCGCCCGAAGGAGGGCAGCAAGCCGAGCGTGACCGAGAACAGGTAGATCAGGAGGATGCCGATCAGAAAGGTCGGCAGGCTGATACCGATCAGCGACACCGCCTGGAAGATCTTGGCGAGCCAGCTGTCGCGCTTCAGCGCGGTGTAGACACCCATCGGAATGCCGACGAGGAGCGAGAACAGGGCCGACATGAAGGCGAGCTCAAGTGTCGCCGGCGCGCGGTCACCCAGCAGCGAAATCACCGGAAGCCGGAACTGGTAGGACACGCCGAATTCGAGCCGGGCGGCGTTGTAGATATAGCGGAAGAACTGGACGATGACGGGGTCGTCGAGGCCGAGCGAGCGCCGGATCTGCTCGACCTGCGCCTGTGGCGTGTCGAGGCTGACGAGCTGGTTCACCGGATCACCGACGAAACG includes:
- a CDS encoding ABC transporter permease, which translates into the protein MSMTTQPPASPEKIPTRWERFLDSDILASFLRSKVTMVAAFVVLLLFIGAAFSPWIAPTNPFDPASVFLADANIPPAWQQGGEARFIFGTDDQGRDLYSAILYGLRVSLVVGGLGVILAASIGITLGLLAGYLGGRVDSLIMRIADVQLTFPAILIALLIDGVVRGIFKSASREDTAIYVLVISIGLSFWVQYARTVRGSTLVERNKDYVQAARLVGLPAPLIMLRHVLPNVIGPVLVILTINLALAVITEATLSFLGVGLPPTQPSLGTLISIGNRYLFSGDWWIVAFPGVTLAILVLAVNLLGDWLRDALNPRLR
- a CDS encoding ABC transporter permease, whose translation is MLAFILRRLFQSLLVMLSVALIAFAMFRFVGDPVNQLVSLDTPQAQVEQIRRSLGLDDPVIVQFFRYIYNAARLEFGVSYQFRLPVISLLGDRAPATLELAFMSALFSLLVGIPMGVYTALKRDSWLAKIFQAVSLIGISLPTFLIGILLIYLFSVTLGLLPSFGRGEVVKIGSWWTTGLLTVSGLKALILPSITLGLFQMTLIMRLVRAEMLEVLRADYIKFARARGLRTRTVNFGHALKNTLVPVITIAGLQLGSIIAFAIITETVFQWPGMGLLFLRAVQNVDIPIMAAYLMLISFLFVSINLVVDLLYAAVDPRLRATIGAH